The Synechococcus sp. MVIR-18-1 region CAGTCGCAAGCGTGATTGGTGGTGGCTATGACGCCCTCGACCCCCTGGTGAAGCGTCATGCCCTGGTGTTCAGGGCAGCGACCGACCAAGCGAGATTGCATGGTCTTTAAGAGGACATAACTCAGTCTTCCGCCCAGATGTAGCGCGTCAGTTCTGAGCCATCTGGCTCGGGTGCATTGAGAGCAAAGTCCACGCAGTCCTGAACCTCAGCATCGATCTCTTTCTCGATCGCACGGAGCTCATCAGCATGCACCAAACCATCGGAGACCAGATCACGCTCAAAGGCTTTGAGGGGATCGCGCTTGGCCCAGAATTGCTTCTCCTCCTCGGCTCGGAGCTCATCAGGGTCGGCCAATGAGTGGCCCCTGAAGCGATAGGTGAGGCATTCAAGAACTGTTGGACCTTCGCCAGCTCGCGCCCGTTCGATGGCCCGTTCGGCAGCGGCTCGTACGGCGAGCACATCCATCCCATCCACCTCTTCTCCAGCCATGCCGAAGGCAGCCGCTTTGCGCCAGATCTCTGGATCGCTGGTGGCACGGTCATGGGCCATGCCGATCGCCCATTTGTTGTTCTCCACCACAAACAGGATGGGCAATTTCCAAAGTTGGGCCATGTTCAGGCATTCAAAGAATTGCCCGTTGTTGCAGGTTCCGTCTCCGAAGAAGGCTGCGGTGACGGAGTCACTACTGGAATCCCCCATGGCATCACGCTTGTAGCGACTGGTGAAGGCAGCGCCTAGGGCCACAGGGATTCCTTCGCCGATAAAGGCGAACCCCCCCAGCATGTGATGGGGCTTTGAGAACAGATGCATTGATCCGCCTCGGCCCTTGCTGCAGCCGGTTTCCTTACCAAACAGCTCACTCATCACTTCGCGGGCCGGGACGCCTGCGCTCAAGGCATGCACGTGATCGCGGTAGGTGCTGCAAAACCAGTCGTGCTGACGCTTCATGGCGCCGATCACGCCAGTACTCACCGCCTCTTGGCCGTTGTACAGGTGAACGAAACCAAACATCTTGCCGCGGTAATACATCTCCGCGCATTTGTCTTCAAAACGTCGACCGAGGGTCATGTCCCGATAGAGCCTCAGGCCCGTCTCGCGGTCCACGCTGGCTCTTTTGGTCGTCACGAGAGACGACAATCGCTCGGCGTGAGCTCCTACCGGGGACGCGCCTTTCGCAAGCTTTTGATCGATGCCTGCAGCTGCGCTTACTGCGATGTCCTGACTCATGGCACCACCTCTTTGACAACGAACTTTAAGGGGCCGTGTTGAGGCAATGGGCAAAACCCCTTTCACTGCCTAAAGTCTCACTGCTAATGAACGCAACGCTGGTGGAATTGCCCATCGATCATTTCCGCCTGTTGGGCGTCAGCCCTTCAGCTGAAACCGAGTCGGTGTTGCGGACGCTGCAGTTGCGTCTCGATCGCTGCCCCGATCAGGGTTTCACCCATGAGGTCCTCATGCAGAGGGCTGAACTGTTGAGGCTTTCTGCCGACCTCCTAAGCGATGCGGCGCGACGGCAGGACTACGAGAGCACCCTGCTCAAATTGGGCCGTGATCATCCGGAAGAGACCGCTGGGCTGGAAATGCCGTCCAGCCGGGAGGTCGCTGGTTTGATGCTGCTTTGGGAGGCTCACGCTCCACACGAGACCTTTCAGCTCACCCGCCAGGTTCTGCAACCTCCGCAGGCGCCCGCCCTTGGTAGTGGACGTGAGTCGGACCTTGCCCTGTTAGCGGCACTGTCTTGCCGGGATGCGGCCCGTCAAGATCAGGAACAGCGTCGCTATGAATCGGCTGCAGGACTGCTGACGGAGGGACTGCAGTTGCTCCAGCGCATGGGCAAGCTCCCCGATCATCGACAGCGGCTTCAAACGGATCTCGAGCAGCTCACCCCTTACCGAATTCTGGATCTGCTGAGCCGTGATCTGGCGGAACAAACAGCCAGGCAGGAAGGACTGGTGATGCTGGAGACCTTTGTTCAGAATCGCGGTGGCCTGGAGGGGGGTGCTGCTGAATTAACGACGGCTGGTATGGACCAGGGCAGTTTTGAGTTGTTCTTTCAGCAGATTCGCCGGTTTCTAACCGTTCAAGAACAAATTGATCTTTACGGGCGTTGGGAGCGGTTTGGCTCGTCTGATGCCAGCTTCCTCTCC contains the following coding sequences:
- the pdhA gene encoding pyruvate dehydrogenase (acetyl-transferring) E1 component subunit alpha; protein product: MSQDIAVSAAAGIDQKLAKGASPVGAHAERLSSLVTTKRASVDRETGLRLYRDMTLGRRFEDKCAEMYYRGKMFGFVHLYNGQEAVSTGVIGAMKRQHDWFCSTYRDHVHALSAGVPAREVMSELFGKETGCSKGRGGSMHLFSKPHHMLGGFAFIGEGIPVALGAAFTSRYKRDAMGDSSSDSVTAAFFGDGTCNNGQFFECLNMAQLWKLPILFVVENNKWAIGMAHDRATSDPEIWRKAAAFGMAGEEVDGMDVLAVRAAAERAIERARAGEGPTVLECLTYRFRGHSLADPDELRAEEEKQFWAKRDPLKAFERDLVSDGLVHADELRAIEKEIDAEVQDCVDFALNAPEPDGSELTRYIWAED